A single Lycorma delicatula isolate Av1 chromosome 12, ASM4794821v1, whole genome shotgun sequence DNA region contains:
- the LOC142333185 gene encoding glycerophosphodiester phosphodiesterase 1 isoform X2 encodes MEFIQELNLIYCCYTLYILLYGIFIVAVEATSFGQGICLITIPLIMYCAFKIIAIPKPSKSEIKEVLGVDIWRQFKERNTDEINADLRDFDDGNGDLTFKTIAHRGAGLDAPENSISAVKACKEKGCKFVEIDLSLTRDGVPIVFHDATLDRMVGVSGNVQDFLWDELKNYDLIFQPCKDKKAFNGEKIALFDEYIDLCVELGVRIFIDIKDRRDEVVNIILQTYKRHPDLCKTSLVTSFNPFIIYKIRRSNPKIVCSMAWRPYYFSQKTYNPFQRVEKRYSSIFMHSGAVIFDIISTWLFNNIIYYIVGLSAVLIHKDAVSSSSLNSMRK; translated from the exons atggaatttatacaagaattaaaccttatttattgttgttatacaCTGTACATTTTGTTATATGGCATTTTTATAGTAGCTGTAGAAGCAACTAGTTTTGGACAAGGAATTTGTTTAATTACTATCCCTTTAATTATGTATTGTGCCTTTAAAATTATTGCTATTCCGAAACCAAGTAAATCGGAAATCAAAGAAGTTCTTGGAGTTGATATCTGGCGAcagtttaaagaaagaaatacagacgaaataaatgctgaCCTCAGAGATTTCGATGATGGAAATGgtgatttaacttttaaaactattGCTCATAGAGGTGCTGGTTTGGACGCACCAGAAAACAGCATTTCTGCCGTAAAAGCA tgtaagGAAAAAGGCTGCAAGTTTGTAGAAATTGATCTATCATTAACAAGAGATGGTGTACCAATAGTTTTTCATGATGCAACTTTAGATCGTATGGTTGGTGTTTCGGGTAATGTTCAAGATTTTCTATGGGACGAGTTAaagaattatgatttaatttttcagcCTTGCAAAGACAA AAAAGCTTTTAATGGTGAAAAAATTGCTTTGTTTGATGAATATATTGATCTATGTGTTGAATTGGGTGTGAGAATATTTATTGATATCAAAGATAGAAGGGACGAG GTGGTTAACATAATACTTCAAACATATAAAAGGCATCCCGACTTATGTAAAACCTCTCTAGTCACTTCatttaatccttttattatatataaa attcgtAGAAGTAATCCAAAGATAGTCTGTTCTATGGCATGGAGACCATATTATTTCTCTCAAAAAACATATAATCCATTTCAAAGAGTAGAAAAACGTTactcatcaatatttatgcaCTCTGGAGCTGTTATTTTTGACATTATCTCAACATGGttgtttaacaatattatttattatattgttggaCTATCTGCTGTTTTAATTCATAAAGATGCTGTATCatc